A window of the Salmo trutta chromosome 25, fSalTru1.1, whole genome shotgun sequence genome harbors these coding sequences:
- the tmem234 gene encoding transmembrane protein 234, with protein MVSVVEVLCLLLVAVLWGCTNPFLKRGTEGIEHVKKDNKFLQFLAEVKFLFLNIKYLIPFLLNQSGSLVYYFTLATTDLSLAVPVANSLTFLFTMLTGKLLGEEFGGKRAVGGMVLTMVGITLCIVSSISETESKGQQNGTKVSP; from the exons ATGGTGTCCGTGG TGGAGGTACTATGCCTCCTGCTGGTAGCTGTGCTGTGGGGCTGCACCAACCCATTTCTGAAGAGAGGCACAGAGGGGATTGAACATGTGAAAAAGGATAACAAGTTTCTTCAGTTCCTGGCAGAGGTTAAGTTCCTGTTTTTAAACATCAAG TACCTGATACCATTCCTACTGAATCAGAGTGGGTCCTTGGTGTACTACTTCACTCTTGCCACCACAG ATCTGTCTCTGGCTGTGCCCGTGGCCAACTCCCTCACCTTCCTCTTCACCATGCTCACTGGGAAGCTGCTCGGGGAGGAGTTTGGAGGGAAAA GAGCTGTTGGAGGAATGGTCCTCACCATGGTGGGCATCACTCTATGCATAGTGAGCTCCATCAGTGAGACTGAGAGCAAGGGGCAGCAGAATGGCACAAAGGTCTCACCATAG
- the iqcc gene encoding IQ domain-containing protein C isoform X1 gives MEGSEWIFILFQAHARGYLMRKEINCARSEFEDIVRDIDGEVNHLDWKGNIIAIPHFKDDGPSGIFTKKHAEEAPDRGSHPLEQPGEREGAQLMSDRLEPERDDPYSHGQASISRGSSSPSSCPPGGEGETQKGSQQWCSLAQDEPHTPEALQLHRNTLAMEMLWLQQAIASRKKYLSLKERLNIS, from the exons GCACACGCTCGTGGATATCTGATGAGAAAGGAGATCAACTGCGCACGTTCAGAGTTTGAGGACATTGTGAGAGATATCGATGGAGAAGTGAACCATTTAGATTGGAAGGGGAACATTATTGCCATTCCTCACTTCAAAGAC GATGGCCCATCTGGTATCTTCACCAAAAAACATGCGGAAGAAGCACCAGACAGGGGAAGCCATCCTCTGGAGCAgccaggggagagagaaggggcacAGCTTATGTCTGATAGGCTAGAACCAGAGAGAGATGACCCCTACAGCCATGGACAGGCATCCATCTCCAGGGGCTCCTCCAGTCCTTCTTCTTGTCCACCTGGGGGTGAGGGGGAGACTCAGAAAG GTTcccagcagtggtgtagtctggcccaggacgAGCCCCATACCCCTGAAGCCTTGCAGCTACACAGGAACACTTTGGCCATGGAGATGCTATGGCTTCAACAAGCAATTGCCAGCCGTAAAAAA tacctgTCACTGAAAGAGAGACTGAATATTTCCTAA
- the iqcc gene encoding IQ domain-containing protein C isoform X2 — protein MEGSEWIFILFQAHARGYLMRKEINCARSEFEDIVRDIDGEVNHLDWKGNIIAIPHFKDDGPSGIFTKKHAEEAPDRGSHPLEQPGEREGAQLMSDRLEPERDDPYSHGQASISRGSSSPSSCPPGGEGETQKGKVGKVPSSGVVWPRTSPIPLKPCSYTGTLWPWRCYGFNKQLPAVKNTCH, from the exons GCACACGCTCGTGGATATCTGATGAGAAAGGAGATCAACTGCGCACGTTCAGAGTTTGAGGACATTGTGAGAGATATCGATGGAGAAGTGAACCATTTAGATTGGAAGGGGAACATTATTGCCATTCCTCACTTCAAAGAC GATGGCCCATCTGGTATCTTCACCAAAAAACATGCGGAAGAAGCACCAGACAGGGGAAGCCATCCTCTGGAGCAgccaggggagagagaaggggcacAGCTTATGTCTGATAGGCTAGAACCAGAGAGAGATGACCCCTACAGCCATGGACAGGCATCCATCTCCAGGGGCTCCTCCAGTCCTTCTTCTTGTCCACCTGGGGGTGAGGGGGAGACTCAGAAAGGTAAGGTTGGTAAG GTTcccagcagtggtgtagtctggcccaggacgAGCCCCATACCCCTGAAGCCTTGCAGCTACACAGGAACACTTTGGCCATGGAGATGCTATGGCTTCAACAAGCAATTGCCAGCCGTAAAAAA tacctgTCACTGA